A window from Vidua macroura isolate BioBank_ID:100142 chromosome 20, ASM2450914v1, whole genome shotgun sequence encodes these proteins:
- the WSCD1 gene encoding WSC domain-containing protein 1 isoform X2 produces MGCFTHDSRERTLKGAVFYDLRKMTVAHCQEACAERAYSYAGLAYGAECYCGNTLPAAAAKPEECNSECKGEKGAVCGGVNRLSVYGVEQLRAAARPRRNVIYRGCFRAPENLTDTFPASLIQPNLTVEMCSEFCSKKEFPLAVIRGQECYCGYPTRRFSLHEGTAGRHCSGTHNASSTAGGEYCLVYQTPVQDTRCTDRKFLTTKSKVFVALSSFPGAGNTWARHLIEHATGYYTGSYYFDGALYNKGFKGEKDHWRSRRTICVKTHESGKTEIEMFDSAILLIRNPYKSLMAEFNRKYAGHLGYATDRNWKSKEWPDFVNSYASWWASHVLEWLKYGKRLLVVHYEDLKQSLIPKLKEMVEFLNVTVTEDRLLCVENNRDGNFKRSGAKQKNFEPFTQEMKALINRYILTVDEALRGRNFSGLPREYVPR; encoded by the exons ATGGGCTGCTTCACTCATGATTCGAGGGAGAGGACACTGAAGGGAGCTGTCTTTTATGACTTAAGAAAAATGACAGTAGCTCACTGTCAAGAAGCTTGTGCTGAGAG AGCTTACAGCTACGCAGGGCTGGCATACGGAGCAGAGTGCTACTGTGGGAACACGCTGCCAGCTGCAGCCGCCAAGCCCGAGGAGTGCAACAGCGAGTGCAAGGGGGAGAAGGGCGCCGTGTGCGGGGGGGTGAACCGGCTCTCGGTCTACGGCGTGGAGCAGCTGcgggcagcagccaggccac GGAGGAATGTTATCTATCGTGGATGTTTTAGAGCTCCAGAAAATTTAACAGACACCTTTCCAGCCTCTTTGATACAGCCCAATTTGACGGTGGAGATGTGCTCTGAATTTTGCTCCAAGAAA GAGTTCCCGCTGGCAGTGATCCGAGGGCAGGAATGCTACTGTGGATACCCCACCAGGCGCTTCTCGCTGCACGAGGGCACGGCCGGGCGGCACTGCAGCGGGACCCACaatgccagcagcactgctgggggagAGTACTGCCTGGTCTACCAGACACCTGTGCAAG ACACCCGCTGCACGGACAGGAAATTCTTAACAACCAAATCCAAAGTGTTTGTTGCTTTGTCAagctttcctggggctgggaataCGTGGGCACGCCACCTGATAGAGCACGCCACAGGATACTACACAGGAAGTTATTACTTTGATGGAGCCCTCTACAACAAAG gttttaaaggagaaaaagaccACTGGAGAAGTAGAAGGACCATCTGTGTGAAAACACATGAAAGTGGCAAGACAGAGATTGAAATGTTCGACTCAGCAATCCTGCTGATAAGGAACCCATACAAATCACTGATGGCAGAGTTCAACAGAAAATACGCTGGGCATCTGGGCTATGCCACTGACCGCAACTGGAAGAGCAAAG AGTGGCCGGATTTTGTGAACAGCTATGCCTCCTGGTGGGCCTCCCATGTCCTGGAGTGGCTGAAGTATGGGAAGCGCCTGCTCGTTGTCCATTATGAGGACCTGAAGCAGAGCCTCATCCCCAAGCTGAAGGAGATGGTGGAGTTTCTGAACGTGACAGTGACAGAGGACCGGCTGCTCTGTGTGGAGAACAACAGGGACGGGAATTTCAAGCGGTCTGGTGCTAAGCAAAAGAATTTTGAGCCATTCACCCAGGAAATGAAAGCTCTTATCAACAGATACATCCTGACAGTGGACGAAGCCCTAAGGGGAAGAAACTTctcagggctgcccagggaataTGTGCCAAGATGA